In the genome of Photobacterium sp. TY1-4, one region contains:
- a CDS encoding flavin prenyltransferase UbiX, producing MHDKRITLAWTGASGAPYGLRLLECLLAADYQVYLLISSAARVVLATEHGLKLPAGPEAAKQALTAYLKCDADKLEVCGKEDWFSPVASGSAAPKQMVVCPCSAGTLASVAHGMSDNLIERAADVVLKERGQLLMVVRETPFSTLHLENMLKLSQMGVTIMPAAPGFYHQPSSIDDLVDFMVARILDHLGLEQGLVPRWGYDQRAVSQPS from the coding sequence ATGCACGACAAACGGATCACCCTGGCCTGGACCGGCGCTTCCGGAGCACCTTACGGTTTGCGCCTGCTTGAATGCCTGCTGGCGGCGGATTACCAGGTCTACCTGCTGATCTCTTCGGCGGCGCGGGTGGTTTTGGCCACTGAGCACGGGCTGAAGCTACCCGCCGGGCCTGAGGCGGCGAAGCAGGCCCTGACGGCTTACCTGAAATGTGATGCCGACAAGCTGGAAGTGTGCGGTAAGGAAGACTGGTTCTCGCCGGTAGCATCGGGATCGGCGGCGCCGAAGCAGATGGTGGTCTGTCCGTGTTCGGCCGGGACCCTGGCGTCAGTCGCACACGGGATGTCCGATAACCTGATTGAGCGGGCTGCGGATGTGGTGCTCAAAGAGCGGGGGCAGCTGTTGATGGTGGTGCGCGAAACGCCGTTTTCGACCCTGCATCTGGAAAATATGCTCAAGCTGTCCCAAATGGGGGTTACTATCATGCCGGCGGCACCGGGGTTTTACCATCAGCCATCCAGCATTGATGATTTGGTCGACTTCATGGTGGCCCGGATCCTGGACCATCTCGGGCTTGAGCAGGGGCTGGTACCGCGCTGGGGATATGATCAGCG
- the mpl gene encoding UDP-N-acetylmuramate:L-alanyl-gamma-D-glutamyl-meso-diaminopimelate ligase, whose amino-acid sequence MHIHILGICGTFMGGAAILARQLGHKVTGCDANVYPPMSTLLESQGIEIIQGYDPAQLDPAPDLVVVGNAMSRGNPCVEYVLNHNLRYTSGPQWLQEILLHDRWVLAVAGTHGKTTTASMLAWILEDCGYQPGFLVGGVLGNFGVSARLGESMFFVVEADEYDSAFFDKRSKFVHYRPRTLIMNNLEFDHADIFDDLKAIQRQFHHLVRTVPGNGRILAPKGAAAIEQTLAMGCWSELEYTGEDGHWQARKQIADGSCFEVCLDGALAGTVNWELVGDHNVSNALMAIAAARHVGVTPDLACESLDKFINTKRRLELKGEQGGVTVYDDFAHHPTAVELTLGGLRAKVGTARILAVLEPRSNTMKLGVHKLDLAPALAQADEVFIYQPDNIPWSVQEIADACRQPAQTDGDLDALVAKIAAAAQPGDQILVMSNGGFGGIHDKLLAALARKEE is encoded by the coding sequence ATGCATATCCATATCCTCGGAATTTGCGGCACATTTATGGGCGGCGCCGCGATTCTGGCCCGCCAGCTGGGCCACAAGGTAACCGGCTGTGATGCAAACGTTTACCCGCCAATGAGCACCTTACTTGAATCGCAAGGTATTGAAATAATTCAGGGTTATGATCCTGCGCAGCTCGATCCGGCACCAGACCTCGTGGTCGTGGGCAATGCCATGAGCCGGGGCAATCCTTGTGTGGAATATGTGCTGAACCATAACCTGCGCTATACCTCCGGGCCGCAATGGTTACAGGAGATCCTGCTGCACGATCGCTGGGTCCTGGCGGTTGCCGGTACGCACGGCAAGACCACAACGGCCAGTATGCTGGCCTGGATCCTGGAAGATTGCGGCTATCAGCCGGGATTTCTGGTCGGTGGCGTGCTCGGAAACTTCGGTGTTTCCGCGAGGTTAGGGGAGAGTATGTTCTTTGTCGTCGAAGCGGACGAATACGATAGTGCTTTTTTCGATAAGCGTTCTAAGTTTGTTCATTATCGACCACGAACCCTGATTATGAACAACCTGGAGTTCGATCACGCAGATATTTTTGACGATTTAAAAGCGATCCAACGCCAGTTTCACCATCTGGTGCGTACGGTGCCGGGCAATGGTCGGATCCTGGCGCCCAAGGGCGCGGCGGCGATTGAGCAAACCCTGGCCATGGGATGCTGGAGCGAGCTGGAATATACCGGTGAGGACGGCCACTGGCAGGCCCGCAAGCAAATTGCGGATGGCAGCTGCTTCGAGGTCTGTCTGGACGGCGCACTGGCCGGTACGGTGAACTGGGAGCTGGTGGGCGACCATAATGTCAGCAATGCGCTGATGGCGATTGCCGCGGCCCGCCATGTCGGCGTGACACCGGATCTGGCCTGTGAATCACTGGATAAATTTATCAATACCAAGCGCCGCCTGGAGCTCAAGGGTGAGCAGGGCGGCGTAACCGTCTATGACGATTTCGCTCACCATCCGACCGCAGTCGAACTGACCCTGGGCGGTTTGCGCGCCAAAGTCGGCACTGCGCGGATCCTGGCGGTGCTGGAGCCGCGCTCCAATACCATGAAGCTGGGGGTGCACAAGCTGGATCTGGCCCCGGCGCTGGCCCAGGCCGACGAAGTGTTCATTTATCAGCCCGACAATATCCCTTGGTCTGTCCAGGAGATTGCGGATGCCTGCCGCCAGCCGGCGCAAACCGATGGTGATTTGGATGCGCTGGTGGCGAAAATTGCCGCTGCTGCGCAACCGGGCGATCAGATCCTGGTGATGAGCAATGGCGGCTTTGGCGGGATCCACGATAAATTGCTGGCTGCCCTGGCCCGGAAAGAAGAGTGA
- the fbp gene encoding class 1 fructose-bisphosphatase — MSNMRTLGEFIVEKQTDFPHASGDLSSLLGSIKLAAKIVNREINKAGLVDITGSVGEENVQGEEQQKLDVYANDKFKAALEARDQVCGVASEEEDEAVAFNKELNRNAKYVVLMDPLDGSSNIDVNVSVGTIFSIYQRVSPVGTPPTEEDFLQPGHRQVAAGYIIYGSSTMLVYTTGNGVHGFTYDPSLGVFCLSHENMQIPQDGRIYSINEGNYIRFPMGVKKYIKHCQEDVPADNRPYTSRYIGSLVADFHRNLLKGGIYMYPSTATHPNGKLRLLYECNPMAFLIEQAGGVASDGKNRILDLKPTELHQRVPFFVGSTNMVRDVEAFLAEFPDHK, encoded by the coding sequence ATGTCCAATATGAGAACCCTTGGCGAGTTCATTGTCGAGAAACAAACTGACTTCCCCCACGCCAGCGGTGACCTATCTTCACTGTTGGGTTCGATTAAGCTGGCAGCGAAAATCGTCAACCGTGAAATCAATAAAGCCGGTCTGGTCGACATCACCGGCTCTGTTGGCGAAGAGAATGTGCAAGGCGAAGAGCAGCAAAAGCTGGACGTCTATGCCAACGACAAATTTAAAGCTGCCCTTGAAGCCCGTGATCAAGTGTGTGGTGTGGCCAGTGAAGAAGAAGACGAAGCCGTCGCCTTCAACAAAGAGCTGAACCGTAACGCCAAGTACGTCGTGTTGATGGACCCACTGGATGGTTCTTCGAATATTGACGTAAACGTTTCCGTTGGGACCATCTTCTCGATTTACCAGCGCGTGTCGCCTGTCGGCACCCCGCCGACTGAAGAAGATTTCCTGCAGCCGGGCCACCGCCAGGTTGCGGCCGGTTACATTATCTACGGCTCGTCCACCATGCTGGTGTACACCACGGGGAATGGCGTTCACGGCTTTACGTACGATCCGTCTCTGGGCGTGTTCTGCCTGTCGCACGAAAATATGCAAATTCCGCAGGACGGCCGGATCTACTCGATCAACGAAGGCAACTACATCCGCTTCCCGATGGGCGTGAAGAAGTACATCAAACACTGCCAGGAAGATGTGCCGGCGGATAACCGTCCTTATACCTCACGCTATATCGGCTCGCTGGTTGCAGACTTCCACCGTAACCTGCTCAAGGGCGGCATCTACATGTACCCGAGCACCGCGACGCACCCGAACGGCAAGCTGCGCCTGCTGTATGAGTGCAACCCGATGGCCTTTTTGATCGAGCAGGCGGGCGGCGTTGCCTCCGACGGTAAAAACCGGATCCTGGATCTCAAACCAACCGAGCTGCACCAGCGGGTGCCTTTCTTCGTCGGCTCAACCAATATGGTTCGCGACGTGGAAGCCTTCCTGGCCGAATTCCCGGACCACAAGTAA
- the ppa gene encoding inorganic diphosphatase: MSLNQVPAGKDMPEDIYVVIEIPANADPIKYEIDKDTGAVFVDRFMATPMFYPCNYGYVNNTLSLDGDPVDVLVPTPYPLVPGSVIRCRPVGVLKMTDESGEDAKVVAVPHSKLTKEYDHIQDVQDLPELLKAQITHFFERYKELEAGKWVKVDGWEDAASAKAEILSSFERAQEK; the protein is encoded by the coding sequence ATGAGCCTTAACCAGGTGCCTGCAGGAAAGGACATGCCGGAAGATATCTATGTCGTGATCGAGATCCCTGCCAACGCGGATCCAATCAAATACGAAATCGACAAAGACACCGGTGCTGTATTCGTTGACCGTTTCATGGCAACGCCAATGTTCTACCCATGCAACTATGGTTATGTAAACAACACGCTGTCTCTGGACGGCGACCCAGTTGATGTTCTGGTTCCAACCCCGTACCCGCTGGTACCAGGTTCAGTGATCCGCTGCCGTCCGGTTGGCGTCCTGAAGATGACTGACGAGTCTGGTGAAGACGCGAAAGTGGTTGCAGTGCCGCACAGCAAACTGACCAAAGAATACGACCACATTCAGGACGTTCAGGATCTGCCCGAGCTGCTGAAAGCGCAAATCACACACTTCTTCGAGCGCTACAAAGAGCTGGAAGCCGGTAAGTGGGTGAAAGTTGACGGTTGGGAAGATGCAGCTTCAGCGAAAGCTGAAATCCTGTCTTCTTTCGAGCGCGCGCAAGAGAAATAA
- a CDS encoding gamma-glutamylcyclotransferase family protein — MEKVFVYGTLRAGQSNHSLLRQTARLGRCQLPSGYRLYDFGDYPGAIRQPAGSVLVGEVYEVDSQTFAALDALEEYPAVYTRELVETAFGMAWIYLYVQSVAGLPVIAHGDWCRRQTG; from the coding sequence GTGGAAAAGGTGTTTGTCTATGGCACGTTGCGCGCGGGCCAGTCGAACCATTCGTTGTTACGGCAGACGGCCCGGTTGGGTCGCTGCCAGCTGCCGTCCGGATATCGGCTGTATGATTTCGGCGATTATCCCGGGGCAATTCGCCAACCGGCGGGCAGTGTGCTGGTCGGGGAGGTCTATGAAGTTGACAGCCAGACATTTGCCGCGCTGGATGCCTTGGAGGAGTACCCGGCCGTTTATACCCGCGAGCTTGTCGAGACGGCGTTCGGGATGGCGTGGATCTATCTGTATGTGCAGTCGGTGGCCGGATTGCCGGTGATTGCACATGGCGACTGGTGCCGGCGGCAAACGGGTTAG
- a CDS encoding translocation/assembly module TamB domain-containing protein, whose translation MIWLKRIAWGVLALLLVIVITVAAFLYTPAGVKVAVWGAQKALPALSVGDTSGSLLRGFTLETVQYNDAPIALSADRLRLEIDDNCLLMPAVCIAELGISGVQFAMPELPPPGAEEPESPSAPVTEIVMPLPIRIDRVVLDDIALDVLGNQVAWQHFSTAAEMAGSRLVLKPTDWEGINLTLAPATSADSSQTSSSAPPATEPPAVEPIVLPEVVLPLAVEVQRFTVKDFTLQGETPQQVRVLDLAATAEGSNVIIQKLLVDVPQAKLDATATVALTADYPLQLDAALDIAMAPVQNHQLQLKAGGSLEKLSLDANLKGTIDAVLKGSLSPLDPALPFDINLSSRHIQWPIDQKAEFEVSDTAVKADGDLNGFTFTVATAVDGVPMPAVKTALEGQGDLTQVTLKKLTVETLGGTITGNAKASWQDQVSWQGALDFSHIQPGLEWPEAKGDLSGKLRTAGGLTEQGGWYVELPELAVDGLLMAQRFTLDGQLNASDKSGQGNLELVTERLRLQHGPNGLTAKGKLSETWDMTAQVNAPDLSRSLPDAKGRIQGNIVLSGKMAEPDIDVQLDANGLAWQELATLEQLNLKGRVTPMPALKADIRLNASNGVADGARLKTLSLAFQGTEAKHRLVLDLDAEPVSAALQLNGQLNREIGWQGILQQGEIGTEIGPWRLNRPTKLGFGFKNQLVSVAPHCWQQDKSALCLTEAMEAGASGHAKLAVNNFDFTLIAPFMPDSVQLKGALGATVEATWAPEAAPYVKAQVLLPAGTVVKQDDLEAEPLKIGWERVILNAEVKRNVLRSDWAINIRDNGNITGQARITELTGEQQLDARVKIDRFTLGFLTPLIQGYEEFDGQVNADLLVRGPVMHPAVNGVLNISRVKAIGREVPLDINHADITASFSGYSGTLHGELLTPDGKLRLQGNGSWQDLAAWQSQLQINGRELKVNVPPMLALKVSPDLTIKASPQLAEISGLVEIPWGRITVDQLPESAVAVSDDEILLTDDLQPMETEPAIPFAVKTNVRVKIGDNVKLSAFGLKAGLVGELNVRQQDKGPMVYGEVNLRRGTYRSFGQELLIRKGQILFTGPADQPYLAIEAIRNPNSIEDDVTAGIRVSGPADEPRADIFSDPAMPQQNALSYLLRGKDIDTESGSSGSAMTTALISMGLAKSGQLVGNVGQAFGVQDLALDTAGSGDDSQVTISGYIAPGLQVKYGVGIFNAIGEFTVRYRLMKDLYVEGVSGLDSAVDLLYQFEFN comes from the coding sequence ATGATCTGGTTAAAACGAATTGCATGGGGAGTGCTGGCCCTGTTGCTGGTGATCGTCATTACGGTCGCTGCGTTTCTTTATACCCCGGCCGGGGTCAAAGTTGCGGTTTGGGGCGCGCAGAAAGCGCTGCCGGCCCTGTCGGTAGGGGACACCTCGGGAAGCCTGTTGCGGGGCTTCACCCTCGAAACAGTCCAGTATAATGATGCGCCGATTGCGCTGTCGGCGGATCGGCTCCGGCTGGAGATTGACGACAACTGCCTGCTGATGCCGGCGGTGTGTATCGCCGAGTTGGGGATTTCCGGTGTGCAGTTTGCGATGCCTGAATTACCGCCGCCGGGGGCTGAAGAGCCAGAGTCGCCGTCTGCGCCGGTCACCGAAATCGTCATGCCGTTGCCGATCCGTATCGATCGGGTGGTGCTGGATGATATCGCACTGGATGTCCTGGGCAACCAGGTTGCCTGGCAGCATTTCTCCACCGCTGCCGAGATGGCAGGGAGCCGCCTGGTGCTCAAGCCGACAGATTGGGAAGGGATCAACCTGACTCTGGCCCCGGCGACCTCGGCTGACAGCTCGCAGACGTCGTCATCGGCACCGCCAGCCACAGAGCCGCCGGCTGTGGAACCGATAGTGTTACCGGAAGTGGTGTTACCGCTGGCCGTTGAGGTACAGCGATTTACCGTCAAGGATTTCACTCTGCAGGGGGAAACCCCGCAGCAGGTCCGTGTGTTGGATCTGGCCGCGACGGCTGAAGGGAGCAATGTCATTATCCAGAAGCTGTTGGTGGACGTGCCGCAAGCCAAACTGGATGCGACGGCGACGGTGGCCCTGACGGCGGATTATCCCTTGCAGCTCGATGCTGCGCTGGATATTGCGATGGCACCAGTGCAAAACCATCAGTTGCAGCTCAAGGCGGGTGGCTCTCTGGAGAAGCTCTCGTTGGATGCTAACCTGAAAGGGACGATTGATGCGGTTCTCAAGGGCTCCCTGTCACCGCTGGATCCGGCGTTGCCGTTCGATATCAACCTGAGCAGCCGGCATATTCAGTGGCCGATCGATCAGAAGGCCGAGTTTGAGGTCTCCGACACCGCGGTCAAGGCCGACGGTGATCTCAATGGCTTTACCTTTACGGTGGCGACCGCCGTCGATGGTGTGCCGATGCCGGCGGTGAAAACGGCACTGGAAGGCCAGGGCGATCTGACGCAAGTCACGCTGAAGAAACTGACCGTCGAGACCCTGGGCGGGACCATTACCGGCAATGCCAAAGCCAGCTGGCAAGATCAGGTCAGCTGGCAGGGGGCGCTGGATTTCAGCCATATTCAGCCGGGGCTGGAGTGGCCGGAAGCCAAAGGAGATCTGAGCGGCAAGTTACGTACCGCAGGCGGGCTTACCGAGCAAGGCGGTTGGTATGTTGAGCTCCCGGAGTTGGCTGTTGATGGTCTGCTGATGGCGCAACGTTTTACCTTGGATGGCCAGCTCAATGCCAGCGATAAGAGTGGCCAAGGCAATCTTGAGCTGGTGACCGAACGACTGCGATTGCAGCATGGACCTAACGGGTTGACGGCAAAAGGTAAGCTGAGCGAAACCTGGGATATGACAGCGCAGGTGAATGCGCCGGATCTGTCCCGCTCGCTGCCGGATGCCAAGGGGCGGATCCAGGGGAACATCGTGTTGAGTGGCAAAATGGCCGAGCCGGACATTGATGTGCAGCTCGATGCCAATGGGCTGGCCTGGCAGGAGTTGGCGACGCTGGAGCAGTTGAACCTGAAAGGGCGGGTGACGCCGATGCCGGCGCTGAAGGCGGATATTCGCCTTAATGCCAGCAATGGCGTGGCGGATGGCGCCAGGCTGAAGACTTTGTCGCTGGCCTTTCAGGGGACGGAAGCCAAGCACCGGTTGGTGCTGGATCTCGATGCCGAGCCGGTCAGCGCCGCGCTGCAGCTGAACGGGCAGCTCAACCGGGAAATCGGCTGGCAGGGGATCTTGCAGCAAGGCGAGATCGGGACGGAGATTGGCCCCTGGCGTTTGAACCGGCCGACCAAGCTGGGCTTTGGCTTCAAAAATCAGCTGGTCAGCGTCGCACCGCATTGCTGGCAGCAGGATAAATCGGCGTTGTGTCTGACCGAAGCCATGGAAGCGGGGGCCTCGGGTCATGCAAAGCTGGCGGTGAACAACTTTGATTTTACCCTGATTGCGCCCTTTATGCCGGACAGCGTACAACTGAAAGGAGCCCTGGGGGCCACGGTTGAAGCAACCTGGGCACCTGAAGCTGCGCCCTATGTGAAGGCGCAGGTATTGCTGCCGGCGGGGACTGTGGTGAAGCAGGACGATCTGGAAGCCGAGCCGTTGAAAATCGGTTGGGAGCGGGTCATTCTCAATGCCGAGGTGAAGCGCAATGTGCTCCGGTCGGATTGGGCGATCAACATCCGGGATAACGGGAATATTACCGGTCAGGCCCGGATCACCGAACTCACGGGCGAGCAGCAACTGGATGCCCGGGTAAAAATCGATCGCTTTACCCTCGGGTTCCTGACGCCGCTGATCCAGGGTTATGAGGAATTTGATGGCCAGGTGAATGCCGACCTGCTGGTTCGCGGGCCGGTGATGCATCCGGCAGTCAACGGGGTGCTTAATATCTCCCGGGTGAAGGCGATTGGTCGTGAGGTCCCGCTGGATATCAATCATGCCGATATTACAGCAAGCTTCAGTGGCTATAGCGGCACGTTGCACGGTGAGTTGTTGACGCCGGACGGCAAGCTGCGGCTGCAGGGGAACGGGAGCTGGCAGGATCTGGCGGCCTGGCAGAGCCAGTTGCAGATCAATGGCCGCGAGCTGAAGGTGAATGTGCCGCCGATGCTGGCGTTGAAAGTGTCACCGGACCTGACCATCAAGGCGTCGCCGCAATTGGCGGAAATTTCCGGGCTGGTGGAAATTCCCTGGGGGCGGATCACGGTGGACCAGTTGCCGGAATCTGCGGTGGCGGTGTCGGATGATGAAATTCTGCTGACCGATGATTTGCAGCCAATGGAAACTGAGCCTGCGATCCCGTTTGCCGTGAAAACCAACGTGCGGGTGAAAATCGGCGACAATGTGAAGCTGTCGGCCTTTGGCCTGAAAGCCGGGCTGGTTGGGGAGCTGAATGTGCGTCAGCAGGACAAGGGACCGATGGTGTACGGGGAAGTGAACCTGCGCCGCGGGACCTATCGTTCGTTTGGCCAGGAGCTGTTGATCCGCAAAGGGCAGATCTTGTTTACCGGCCCGGCGGACCAGCCGTACCTGGCGATTGAAGCGATTCGGAACCCGAACAGTATTGAAGATGACGTGACGGCGGGGATCCGGGTCAGCGGTCCGGCAGACGAGCCGCGGGCGGATATTTTCTCCGATCCGGCAATGCCGCAGCAAAATGCCCTGTCTTACCTGTTGCGCGGAAAAGACATTGATACCGAGTCCGGCAGCAGCGGCAGTGCCATGACCACGGCTTTGATCAGTATGGGACTGGCAAAAAGCGGCCAGCTGGTCGGAAATGTCGGGCAAGCCTTCGGAGTCCAGGATCTGGCGCTTGATACCGCCGGCTCCGGGGATGATTCCCAGGTGACGATCAGCGGTTATATCGCGCCGGGGCTGCAGGTGAAATACGGTGTCGGGATCTTCAATGCCATCGGAGAGTTCACGGTACGTTATCGTCTGATGAAAGATCTGTATGTTGAAGGGGTGTCCGGGCTGGATAGCGCGGTCGACCTGTTATATCAGTTTGAGTTTAACTAA
- a CDS encoding autotransporter assembly complex protein TamA, translated as MNKHFKRLSLTALALACSAPVSAETTLSIQGLSGKLKDNVEAYVSAIPTEDYSISVRFREQLEGEIEDALKALGRYQPTFSYDIQEEGDNTQMIVTVDAGPKTRIARRDIRITGMAKDDPDFLALVRESGLGLGKILNHGKYESLKSSLSSLALRKGYFDAELIQSKLEVAPTRSEAFITIEFSSGQRYRFGDTLFSGSQIEENRLRSLMPYEEGEPYLASSLGEFNQRLSRVGWFSSIFVGGDIEHLEGDQIPIKVTVEPQVKNQIETGIGYSTDVGPRLKFNWRKPWLNSAGHSLDIKTEISQVQPKVEAVYKIPLEDVLNDYYQIVGGIRYVDNHDTISTETSLGVERHWQLESGWKRVASLRYLYENYKQGAEESGVLRMLIPGISYDRTRLRGGSMPTWGDKQLISIEYADPMWGSDTRVAHFRGRTAWIRSAGEDHRGIARIDGGAVLAEQIEDVPPSMRFFVGGDFSLRGYSYESIAPKDSKGKLIGGEYMLTSTLEYQYRVYENWWGALFFDYGSSWSETPDWYRGVGTGVRWASPVGPIRLDFAWGLDKDRDKFQIHFTLGPEI; from the coding sequence ATGAATAAACATTTTAAGCGGTTGAGTTTGACCGCGCTTGCTTTAGCGTGTTCTGCGCCGGTCTCCGCGGAAACAACGTTGTCCATTCAGGGGTTAAGCGGAAAACTCAAAGATAACGTCGAGGCGTATGTCTCGGCGATCCCGACGGAAGATTACAGTATATCGGTCCGGTTTCGTGAACAATTGGAAGGCGAAATTGAAGACGCCCTGAAGGCGTTGGGACGCTATCAGCCGACTTTTTCCTACGACATCCAGGAGGAAGGGGACAATACCCAGATGATCGTGACGGTGGATGCCGGACCCAAAACGCGCATTGCTCGTCGTGACATTCGGATCACCGGGATGGCGAAAGATGATCCGGATTTCCTGGCTTTGGTGCGGGAATCCGGGTTGGGGCTCGGAAAAATCCTCAATCACGGCAAATATGAATCGCTGAAGTCGTCCCTCAGCAGCCTGGCGCTGCGCAAAGGGTATTTCGATGCGGAGCTCATTCAGAGCAAGCTGGAGGTGGCACCGACCCGCAGCGAGGCCTTTATCACGATTGAGTTTTCCTCCGGGCAGCGATACCGATTCGGCGACACGCTGTTCAGCGGCAGCCAGATTGAAGAGAACCGGCTGCGTTCCCTGATGCCTTATGAAGAAGGAGAGCCCTACCTGGCATCCAGCCTGGGGGAGTTTAACCAGCGTTTGTCTCGAGTCGGCTGGTTCTCCTCGATTTTTGTCGGCGGTGACATTGAACACCTGGAAGGCGATCAGATCCCGATTAAGGTCACCGTGGAGCCGCAGGTCAAAAACCAGATCGAGACCGGTATCGGTTATTCGACGGATGTCGGCCCCCGGCTGAAATTTAACTGGCGCAAGCCCTGGCTGAACAGTGCCGGGCACAGCCTGGATATCAAAACGGAAATCTCCCAGGTTCAGCCTAAGGTTGAGGCGGTCTACAAGATCCCGCTGGAAGATGTGCTGAACGATTATTACCAGATCGTCGGCGGGATCCGCTATGTCGATAACCATGACACCATCAGTACGGAAACCAGCCTGGGGGTCGAGCGGCACTGGCAGTTGGAGTCCGGATGGAAACGGGTCGCCTCACTGCGCTATCTGTATGAGAACTATAAGCAGGGGGCGGAGGAGTCCGGGGTGTTGAGAATGCTGATCCCGGGGATCAGTTATGATCGGACCCGGTTGCGGGGCGGATCTATGCCGACCTGGGGCGATAAACAGCTGATTTCCATCGAATACGCCGATCCGATGTGGGGCTCGGATACCCGTGTTGCCCATTTCCGGGGCCGGACGGCCTGGATCCGCAGCGCGGGTGAGGATCACCGTGGAATTGCGCGGATTGACGGTGGTGCGGTGCTCGCTGAGCAGATCGAAGATGTGCCGCCGTCAATGCGTTTCTTCGTCGGGGGGGATTTCAGCCTGCGCGGCTACAGCTATGAGTCCATCGCGCCCAAGGACAGTAAAGGCAAGCTGATTGGGGGGGAATATATGCTGACCTCGACCCTGGAATATCAGTATCGCGTCTATGAAAACTGGTGGGGCGCGCTGTTTTTCGATTACGGCTCCTCCTGGAGTGAGACGCCGGATTGGTACCGTGGGGTCGGAACCGGTGTGCGCTGGGCATCTCCGGTGGGGCCGATTCGTCTGGATTTTGCATGGGGATTGGATAAGGACAGGGATAAGTTCCAGATCCACTTTACGCTGGGGCCTGAAATATGA
- the msrA gene encoding peptide-methionine (S)-S-oxide reductase MsrA encodes MSVTKQQMIAPEAALIGRATPIIPSVPHAVNGTPLDDMLPAGLDSIILGMGCFWGAERLFWQLPGVYSTSVGYSGGFTPNPTYEEVCTGKTGHAEVVRVLFDPQQISLETLLTKFWENHDPTQGMQQGNDIGTQYRSVIYITSEAQLACINESKARYQQALAEQQIERAITTEIVPAGNYYFAEDYHQQYLAKNPNGYCGLGGTGVCLPPQLSS; translated from the coding sequence ATGTCCGTAACGAAACAACAGATGATCGCGCCGGAAGCTGCTTTGATTGGCCGCGCGACTCCCATCATCCCTTCAGTTCCCCACGCCGTGAACGGCACGCCGCTCGATGACATGCTGCCAGCAGGGCTGGACAGTATTATTCTGGGCATGGGCTGTTTCTGGGGTGCAGAGCGACTGTTCTGGCAATTGCCCGGGGTGTACAGCACTTCCGTCGGTTATAGCGGTGGATTTACGCCAAACCCGACCTACGAGGAAGTGTGCACCGGCAAAACCGGCCATGCAGAAGTGGTCCGGGTCCTGTTCGATCCGCAGCAAATCTCACTGGAAACGTTACTGACCAAGTTTTGGGAAAACCACGATCCGACGCAGGGCATGCAGCAGGGAAATGATATCGGGACACAATACCGTTCTGTGATTTATATCACATCTGAGGCGCAATTGGCATGCATCAACGAAAGCAAAGCCCGCTATCAGCAGGCCCTGGCCGAGCAGCAAATTGAACGCGCGATCACCACAGAGATCGTACCGGCCGGAAACTACTATTTTGCCGAAGACTACCACCAGCAATACCTGGCGAAAAACCCGAACGGGTATTGCGGACTGGGCGGGACCGGGGTTTGCCTGCCACCGCAACTTTCATCATAA
- a CDS encoding DUF1107 domain-containing protein, producing MFRVFKQYRPGQVARFVKSYYRGRLFIMGVGAFEFDRGRLLPPKSQDLNALAVLSEVNREIQLLETDVV from the coding sequence ATGTTCAGGGTTTTTAAGCAGTATCGTCCGGGCCAGGTGGCTCGTTTTGTGAAAAGTTATTATCGGGGGCGTCTTTTTATCATGGGCGTAGGAGCGTTTGAATTTGACCGCGGACGTCTGTTACCCCCGAAAAGCCAGGACCTCAATGCCCTGGCTGTTTTGTCGGAAGTCAATCGGGAAATCCAGCTGCTGGAAACCGATGTGGTGTGA